One Festucalex cinctus isolate MCC-2025b chromosome 3, RoL_Fcin_1.0, whole genome shotgun sequence DNA window includes the following coding sequences:
- the pnpla2 gene encoding patatin-like phospholipase domain-containing protein 2 isoform X1 — protein MFPLDSSWNISFAGCGFLGIYHVGVASCLLEQAPFLVHNAKHIYGASAGALTATALVTGVCLGEAGASIIEVAKEARKRFLGPMHPSFNLVKIVRFMLQRTLPADSHQIANGRLGISLTRVTDGENVLVSHFNNKEEIVQACVCSAYIPVYCGIIPPTLQGVRYVDGGISDNLPHYELKNTITVSPFSGESDICPRDTSTNIHELRFTNTSIQFTLTNLYRISRALFPPDPMVMKAMCKQGYNDALHFLKKNGLLNFSDPHIDRALLANREEHEDQGDYIHADSKGVGEEEKMYTLDGKLTVHPSIEEHIIVRLPPTLHKALIDACTERRSLVQSLSNLLPFRMASAMMLPYTLPLESALSLTLRLLEWLPDVQEDIGWIQEQLVKIIQHVVRQASKSITQHVSARFSCQLELYHYQSLPSQIRSTSLYATWVGSSNLSVQDIFTRLDQYKRQLLSGYFCVNMDLKGSFEAGSVRVDKNSASFLPAEGFPTHTSGLNDSKEAMRHFKSDLPLLSPSAHQTDYYQF, from the exons ATGTTCCCTTTAGACTCTTCTTGGAACATCTCGTTTGCAGGTTGCGGATTCCTGGGCATCTACCATGTCGGAGTCGCCAGCTGCCTGTTGGAGCAGGCTCCTTTCCTAGTGCACAACGCCAAGCACATTTATGGGGCTTCAGCCGGAGCGCTCACCGCCACCGCGCTGGTTACCGGCGTGTGCCTTG GAGAGGCTGGTGCCAGTATCATTGAGGTCGCCAAAGAAGCCAGAAAGCGCTTCCTCGGTCCCATGCATCCATCCTTCAACCTGGTGAAGATCGTGCGCTTCATGTTGCAGCGCACTCTGCCCGCTGACTCTCACCAGATCGCCAACGGGAGGCTGGGAATCTCTCTGACCAGAGTAACAGATGGAGAAAATGTGCTTGTGTCTCACTTCAACAACAAGGAGGAGATTGTGCAG GCATGTGTTTGCAGTGCTTACATCCCAGTGTATTGTGGCATTATTCCTCCCACGCTGCAAGGAGTG CGATACGTCGATGGAGGAATCTCGGACAACTTGCCTCATTATGAGCTGAAAAACACAATCACTGTGTCGCCATTCTCTGGTGAGAGCGATATCTGCCCGCGGGACACCTCCACCAACATACATGAGCTCCGCTTCACCAACACCAGCATCCAGTTCACCCTCACCAATCTTTACAGAATCTCCAGGGCACTTTTCCCACCGGATCCAATG GTTATGAAAGCCATGTGTAAACAGGGATATAATGATGCGTTGCACTTCCTGAAAAAGAATG GATTGCTCAATTTCAGCGACCCCCACATAGACAGAGCCTTGCTGGCGAACAGAGAAGAGCATGAAGATCAAGGTGACTATATACATGCTGATTCTAAAGGTGTTGGAGAGGAGGAAAAGATGTACACACTCGATGGGAAATTGACTGTTCATCCCTCAATAGAAGAGCACATCATTGTACGCCTTCCACCTACTCTGCACAAAG CCCTCATTGATGCCTGCACAGAAAGAAGGAGCCTGGTGCAGTCGCTTAGCAACCTGCTTCCTTTCAGGATGGCATCTGCCATGATGCTCCCTTACACTCTCCCCCTTGAGTCCGCTTTGTCTTTGACTCTCAG ACTGTTAGAGTGGTTGCCAGATGTACAGGAGGATATCGGGTGGATTCAAGAGCAGCTGGTGAAAATCATCCAGCATGTTGTGCGCCAGGCCTCTAAAAGCATCACGCAGCATGTTTCTGCCCG ATTTTCCTGCCAGCTGGAGCTGTACCACTACCAGTCCCTGCCATCCCAGATCCGCTCCACCAGCCTGTATGCCACCTGGGTGGGCAGCAGCAATCTTTCCGTCCAGGACATTTTTACGCGTCTAGACCAGTACAAGAGACAGCTGCTCTCCGGATACTTTTGCGTCAACATGGATCTGAAAGGATCCTTCGAAGCAGGCTCGGTGAGAGTGGACAAAAACTCTGCTTCCTTCCTCCCCGCTGAAGGCTTCCCGACACACACAAGTGGTCTTAACGACTCCAAAGAAGCCATGCGGCACTTTAAGTCCGACTTGCCGCTTTTAAGTCCTAGTGCACATCAAACAGATTACTATCAGTTTTAA
- the pnpla2 gene encoding patatin-like phospholipase domain-containing protein 2 isoform X2 — MFPLDSSWNISFAGCGFLGIYHVGVASCLLEQAPFLVHNAKHIYGASAGALTATALVTGVCLGEAGASIIEVAKEARKRFLGPMHPSFNLVKIVRFMLQRTLPADSHQIANGRLGISLTRVTDGENVLVSHFNNKEEIVQACVCSAYIPVYCGIIPPTLQGVRYVDGGISDNLPHYELKNTITVSPFSGESDICPRDTSTNIHELRFTNTSIQFTLTNLYRISRALFPPDPMVMKAMCKQGYNDALHFLKKNGLLNFSDPHIDRALLANREEHEDQEEHIIVRLPPTLHKALIDACTERRSLVQSLSNLLPFRMASAMMLPYTLPLESALSLTLRLLEWLPDVQEDIGWIQEQLVKIIQHVVRQASKSITQHVSARFSCQLELYHYQSLPSQIRSTSLYATWVGSSNLSVQDIFTRLDQYKRQLLSGYFCVNMDLKGSFEAGSVRVDKNSASFLPAEGFPTHTSGLNDSKEAMRHFKSDLPLLSPSAHQTDYYQF, encoded by the exons ATGTTCCCTTTAGACTCTTCTTGGAACATCTCGTTTGCAGGTTGCGGATTCCTGGGCATCTACCATGTCGGAGTCGCCAGCTGCCTGTTGGAGCAGGCTCCTTTCCTAGTGCACAACGCCAAGCACATTTATGGGGCTTCAGCCGGAGCGCTCACCGCCACCGCGCTGGTTACCGGCGTGTGCCTTG GAGAGGCTGGTGCCAGTATCATTGAGGTCGCCAAAGAAGCCAGAAAGCGCTTCCTCGGTCCCATGCATCCATCCTTCAACCTGGTGAAGATCGTGCGCTTCATGTTGCAGCGCACTCTGCCCGCTGACTCTCACCAGATCGCCAACGGGAGGCTGGGAATCTCTCTGACCAGAGTAACAGATGGAGAAAATGTGCTTGTGTCTCACTTCAACAACAAGGAGGAGATTGTGCAG GCATGTGTTTGCAGTGCTTACATCCCAGTGTATTGTGGCATTATTCCTCCCACGCTGCAAGGAGTG CGATACGTCGATGGAGGAATCTCGGACAACTTGCCTCATTATGAGCTGAAAAACACAATCACTGTGTCGCCATTCTCTGGTGAGAGCGATATCTGCCCGCGGGACACCTCCACCAACATACATGAGCTCCGCTTCACCAACACCAGCATCCAGTTCACCCTCACCAATCTTTACAGAATCTCCAGGGCACTTTTCCCACCGGATCCAATG GTTATGAAAGCCATGTGTAAACAGGGATATAATGATGCGTTGCACTTCCTGAAAAAGAATG GATTGCTCAATTTCAGCGACCCCCACATAGACAGAGCCTTGCTGGCGAACAGAGAAGAGCATGAAGATCAAG AAGAGCACATCATTGTACGCCTTCCACCTACTCTGCACAAAG CCCTCATTGATGCCTGCACAGAAAGAAGGAGCCTGGTGCAGTCGCTTAGCAACCTGCTTCCTTTCAGGATGGCATCTGCCATGATGCTCCCTTACACTCTCCCCCTTGAGTCCGCTTTGTCTTTGACTCTCAG ACTGTTAGAGTGGTTGCCAGATGTACAGGAGGATATCGGGTGGATTCAAGAGCAGCTGGTGAAAATCATCCAGCATGTTGTGCGCCAGGCCTCTAAAAGCATCACGCAGCATGTTTCTGCCCG ATTTTCCTGCCAGCTGGAGCTGTACCACTACCAGTCCCTGCCATCCCAGATCCGCTCCACCAGCCTGTATGCCACCTGGGTGGGCAGCAGCAATCTTTCCGTCCAGGACATTTTTACGCGTCTAGACCAGTACAAGAGACAGCTGCTCTCCGGATACTTTTGCGTCAACATGGATCTGAAAGGATCCTTCGAAGCAGGCTCGGTGAGAGTGGACAAAAACTCTGCTTCCTTCCTCCCCGCTGAAGGCTTCCCGACACACACAAGTGGTCTTAACGACTCCAAAGAAGCCATGCGGCACTTTAAGTCCGACTTGCCGCTTTTAAGTCCTAGTGCACATCAAACAGATTACTATCAGTTTTAA